ATACTCTTGATCATGTGCATATCATAAAGATGCCATTGACATTAGTCAAAATTAAACATCAATCAAGCAGAAGAAATTAAAGCGGTGGGAGGACCAGCATCAAGCCACCCAAAAACGATCGGACTTCTCACGACGTGTGTTCCGTCATACCATTCAATTGACCCGGATTCGATCCGAGAATCGGCTTGAGGGGACGCTGTTCCTTCCGGAATCATGCTTGAAAATGTGATTTCATAAGACAAACTCCGCCTTACCGAGCTAAATACAAGCTTATTAGGCGTAACACTGACCTTAACTGATGCTGGAGCATTAATCCTAACTTGATATGGTTTTCCTAAAACCCCAACATTCTTCAATGTTCTCTTGTACTTAATAGTGTCACTGTTGGATTTGAAAATAGAAATAAATGATGGGTAGTTCAGATCACCGGGATCCGATAATCCTTGTGACGCACAGTCAACCGTCTTATTCCTTACGAATAGTGAGATTTGCTTCTGGTTGTAGCCGATGGAGCAAAGGAATGCAGCGTAGTCACTTGGTTCCAGGTCGTAAACTAAACCCGGATTAAGAGCTCGGTTTGGGGAAACATGCCAAGCCCCGCGCTCCAAATGGTGTTGAATCTAATCCAGTTGCAAGATCAGTAATATTTCTACCTGAATTGTCTACATTGTATGCAGTAGTCATTAAAGCAGACCTGATTGCAGCAGGGCTCCATTTAGGATGAGCCTTAAGAACCATTGCAGCCAATCCACTGACGTGAGGACATGCCATGGAAGTACCAGATTCTACATTGAATTCGACCCTTCTCTTATCGGTGTCAGAATGGGTTGGACAGGTAGCTCCCGTCCAAGCAGCCAAAATGTTTATACCGGGTGCAATAACATCTGGTTTGAGTATCTGAATCTGCACATTCAGTACTCCAACAGACCTTGTAAACGGAAATTCTCGCTCTTGTTGCCATCCCTTGAGCTTTTCCGACTGCATATTCATAGAATCTAGCATTTTTAACAACAGATCCAGCTGCAATTGACGCAACATGTGAACCATGTCCAACATTATCTCTTGGAGACATAACGTCTGCGCTCAAACCACCTTTGTTTGCAACCAAAGCTTTATGACCCTGATAAAAAGCCCGCGCACCGATTATCTTCCCGTTGCAGGATGTCTTCGGAAAATCAGGGCCAACCTCGCAAATACCTTTCCGTCTCTTAGGTACCGGACCTAAAGGGGTAGTATTGAAACTCAACTGTTCAGGCCAGATTCCGGAATCTAGAACCCCAATAATGACGTTTTCCCCGTAATTTGTTTTCTCCCAAGCACCATAAGGGGTAAAAAGACCAAGGAAGCTAGGAGTATGAGTGGTGTGGAGTTGGTTAACCCCATCAGGAAGGATCGAAACAATTCAGAGGAGAGTACGTAGATGTGAAGCTTGAGAAGGTGTTAAGCGTGCTGCAAAACCATTCATGGCGTTGGTGTAGGTATATAAGATATCTCTAGGATGAGATGAAGGAGGAAGCGACTCGAGAGCTGAGTGATACCAATCATGGTGTGAAGCAAACACGGAAGGTTTATCTAACGCAGCCACATGCACAATGAATGTCTCTGGTTGTTCATTTAGCAATGATTGGGAAGTCGAAATCAACAAAGAGAGGAAGGCAAAGAAAATGATACAGGGTAGAGACGCCATTGATACCATTTTTTGATTCTTCATTTCTATGGAAATGGTAATATCTATAAAATAGTTGAATGTGACCTCAGATTCAGCTTAAAACTTATTAGACTAATGAATTGTGTATCGCATGGAGGAATTGTTTATCATTTCGTGACACTGGAATCTGCTGCATCATATAGAAACAAGATCACACTCTCTACTGACATTGACTTTCATGATATTAATTGTTTTTCATTTTCGATCTGTTACTTGCAATGTTTACATATAATTAACACCAAATTCAATTTCATAAATGGAGCATTTATGGGTGGTGCCCCTGGAAGACGCATGAAAAAATTGTTAATTGCTAGCAGATAAGGCAGATTAAGGGGAATATAAAATGGAGTAATGAGAAACTGAGAGATTTAAGAGCTAGCAATCTTATCCTGTCTCAAGACTATCAAACATATGTGATATACTGATATGGACATTGTAGGTCTCCCTGTCTGGATTACATAGCATGAATTTTGATGGAAATATTTCCATAGGAGTAATAATAGGTTACATCTCTAATCTCTAATGTCAACAATCGAACACAAATCCAAACCAATTATATCCCTCTGACCATCCAAGAACCATGGATTGCAAAAATTGGAAACCAATTCTTCCTTGATAACCACAGCTTCGTATACAGCTACCATTTAATCAGACCATTCCTCCAATACCTAGCCTCCATTTCAATGAGAATAGAACCGCCTAAGACTTCGCAACACAGATTCACCACCTAAATCACGAATTCAAATCAATAGCAACCCAATTCCAGATCGCATACAAACCCCATATATTATCGCCATTGTTGTTGCACTTGTTTCGCAATTGAGATATTCAATTTAAACCCATTACTACCAACCTGATCCACTGATcgccatggaacatcaaatcccAATTTTGTTGTGTATGAATTGGAGAAGATGAGAGCTTTTCTTTCGGCTGTTTTACAAATCCAAATTTCTCCCAGATCGGCAATTTTGGGAACACAACGGGTAATGAATAACCGTTCTAAGGGAATGGACAACCGTTAGCCGGGTTTTTTTTATGTAAAAAGGTTGATGGTGGTCCGTTTTTCACTTTTTGGAAACGGCCAATCATTGCTCGGAATCTTCATGCTGGGATTCCCAGAGACCAGGAAAGGCTAGCAGGAAGAGGGAGTTATGACCACGGTTATTGTGTTTGGGAAGGGTGTGGGCATGCTGTTGGTTAGTCGGTCACAGAGTTTTGAGTTTGTTTAAACTCAAATACTTGTTCCGAAAGCAAAGGCTTTTGGAGCCGATTATTGGGTGTTCAGTCGGTCAAGAATTCCTAACTTGTAAGAATTGTTTTAGTCGGCTAAGGAATCATAGTTTATAGGAAACCCAATGTAAGACCTAgctaactaatataaatagggGTACTTGGTAGTGTTTGGAGATATTTCGTAGAATCCAATCTAGAAGAGTGCTAAATCCTTGTGCTTAaaattttggtctctttgttagggaggatcgtgtgctaccgtgaaggtcaatatcggtgaagataaaaacttgtagagaaaggattttggtgttctagtgtttagggtttggggctttgcctgaaaccaagtttctagtttccatgtttctccacTGTTAGTAACAGCTATGGagacggtgtagaagagaagacacgaGGCTGGTTTGGCGACTGTTAGAGAGTTGATTTATATGGTTTCTCCAATGGTGTTCTCGGgcatgtcttgttaactctttagtTCTTGTCTTGagttgcggaaagagcatgtaatgggcTTTGATGTTCTTTTGGTGGCGTTGGCCGTGGacgtagcctgtaaag
This genomic interval from Papaver somniferum cultivar HN1 unplaced genomic scaffold, ASM357369v1 unplaced-scaffold_107, whole genome shotgun sequence contains the following:
- the LOC113327931 gene encoding subtilisin-like protease SBT1.4, with the translated sequence MASLPCIIFFAFLSLLISTSQSLLNEQPETFIVHVAALDKPSVFASHHDWYHSALESLPPSSHPRDILYTYTNAMNGFAARLTPSQASHLRPVPKRRKGICEVGPDFPKTSCNGKIIGARAFYQGHKALVANKGGLSADVMSPRDNVGHGSHVASIAAGSVVKNARFYEYAVGKAQGMIQILKPDVIAPGINILAAWTGATCPTHSDTDKRRVEFNVESGTSMACPHVSGLAAMVLKAHPKWSPAAIRSALMTTAYNVDNSGLSDPGDLNYPSFISIFKSNSDTIKYKRTLKNVGVLGKPYQVRINAPASVKVSVTPNKLVFSSVRRSLSYEITFSSMIPEGTASPQADSRIESGSIEWYDGTHVVRSPIVFGWLDAGPPTALISSA